The nucleotide sequence CGCGTCCCTTCACGTTGCCGTACTTTACGGCGTTGCCGATCAGATTGACCGCGACGATTTTGATGAGCTCGGTATCGAACTCCGCGAAAAGGGGCGTCGTTTCGTAATTCCTTTCCAGCGTGACCGCATTGGCCTGGATCTGTGGCGCGACGATTTCAAGTGCGGGCTCGAGCGCGTCGGCGATAATGTCTCCGCGCTTTCTGTCGACGCGTGCGCTGCCGCTCTCGAAGCGTGAGAGGTTCAGGTATTCGTTCGAGAGGCTGATGAGATATTCGGCCTTTCGTAAAATGCGCTCGAGCATCTCGCGGTGTTTCGGCTCCATCGCGCCGAAGTAGCCGTCGGCAAGCGAACGGCCGAGCTGGATGATGGAGGAAAGCGGGCTCTTGAGTTCGTGCGTCACAAAGCCCAGCATCTCCATATAGGCGCTCATGGCCGCGGAAAGCTCCTCGATGCGATAGGCCTTCTCCGCGGCCTGGGACAGTCGCTCGGCGACGGCCATGTGCAGCGCGGCCTCGCGCTTGCCGTAAGCGTTCGGCTCGCGAGAACTTCTGAAGAGAAGACCCACGCGCCTGCCGTCCACCTCGAGCGGGCAGGTCATGCTGGAGCGCACGCCTTCTTTCAGGAGGAGCCGGGTCGATTCGCTGTCGGGGTGTTCGGCGAAGTAGCGCGCGAGGTCGTTAATCAAGCGCGGCCGTCCAGACTCGAATATCGGTGCAAGCGAGCTTCCCCGGATGTCGGCGGCGTAGCCGTGGTCCAGATACAGCGGTTCGTACGCCGCCCGGACGTAGTAGAGAGAAAGGCGGCTTCCCGACTCCTCGATAAAACCGATGCCGATGCGGTCGCAGGGCATGA is from Spirochaetota bacterium and encodes:
- a CDS encoding GAF domain-containing sensor histidine kinase, which produces MGEGSPEIISYVPGATDGVSFSPEEIETLERINRRIASGETLASVIDFLFDETRRIMPCDRIGIGFIEESGSRLSLYYVRAAYEPLYLDHGYAADIRGSSLAPIFESGRPRLINDLARYFAEHPDSESTRLLLKEGVRSSMTCPLEVDGRRVGLLFRSSREPNAYGKREAALHMAVAERLSQAAEKAYRIEELSAAMSAYMEMLGFVTHELKSPLSSIIQLGRSLADGYFGAMEPKHREMLERILRKAEYLISLSNEYLNLSRFESGSARVDRKRGDIIADALEPALEIVAPQIQANAVTLERNYETTPLFAEFDTELIKIVAVNLIGNAVKYGNVKGRVRINAATTANAVRVSVWNEGPGFLESDKKNLFKKFSRLQTPELRGRKGSGIGLYLSWKAIQAHGGKIRAESEHGRWAEFIFEIPIVGEPSA